A stretch of Caenibius tardaugens NBRC 16725 DNA encodes these proteins:
- a CDS encoding aromatic ring-hydroxylating oxygenase subunit alpha, whose translation MLTTKQPVLKNFWYATVPLSAIADGPAPFRIMGEDIVLFLDEAGEPAALLDRCCHRTAKLSKGWCAKGEIVCGYHGWRYNRTGQVTLVPQQKQGQTTPDFRVESFHCKARYGYVWVCLGEPLADIPEIAEDSEPGFRRIQQFHEVWHCSPLRFMENSFDNAHFAFVHKGTFGDMAQPVPKRYKMTETDFGFEADAVVDVLNPPASHRVTGTTEPEIERRLRNRWYLPFSRRLDIEYPTGMRHIIFNCATPIDDQSISIAQILFRNDREDDCSTAELIAWDQAVIDEDKEILESTDYDAPLDTSTGEESSMISDQPGLIVRKRLLRLLRDHGEEEQRAEHTARFRGSPVTAVSQPSVFLAAQGN comes from the coding sequence ATGCTGACTACCAAACAGCCCGTACTGAAGAACTTCTGGTACGCGACCGTGCCGCTCTCTGCGATTGCAGACGGCCCGGCACCGTTCCGGATTATGGGCGAGGATATTGTACTGTTTCTCGATGAAGCGGGCGAACCTGCCGCGCTTCTCGACCGTTGCTGCCACCGCACCGCCAAGCTGTCCAAGGGATGGTGTGCCAAGGGCGAAATCGTCTGCGGGTATCACGGCTGGCGTTATAACCGGACCGGGCAGGTCACGCTTGTTCCCCAGCAAAAGCAGGGACAGACCACACCCGATTTCCGGGTGGAATCGTTCCATTGCAAGGCGCGCTATGGTTATGTCTGGGTTTGCCTGGGCGAACCGCTGGCCGATATCCCGGAGATTGCAGAAGACAGCGAGCCCGGTTTTCGCCGCATCCAGCAGTTCCACGAAGTGTGGCACTGTTCGCCGCTGCGCTTCATGGAAAACTCATTCGACAACGCGCATTTCGCTTTCGTCCACAAGGGCACCTTTGGCGACATGGCTCAGCCAGTGCCCAAGCGTTACAAGATGACCGAAACCGATTTCGGTTTCGAGGCAGACGCGGTGGTCGATGTGCTGAACCCGCCCGCTTCGCACCGGGTGACCGGAACCACCGAGCCGGAGATCGAACGTCGGCTGCGTAACCGCTGGTATCTGCCGTTCAGCCGGCGGCTGGATATCGAATACCCCACCGGCATGCGCCACATCATCTTCAATTGCGCGACACCGATTGACGACCAGAGCATTTCGATCGCGCAGATTCTGTTCCGCAACGATCGCGAAGACGATTGCAGCACGGCGGAACTGATCGCGTGGGATCAGGCGGTGATCGACGAGGACAAGGAAATCCTTGAATCCACCGATTACGACGCGCCGCTCGACACCAGTACGGGCGAAGAAAGCTCCATGATTTCCGACCAGCCGGGCCTGATTGTGCGCAAACGCCTGCTGCGGCTGCTGCGCGACCACGGGGAAGAGGAGCAGCGTGCCGAACACACCGCACGCTTTCGCGGCTCACCCGTGACTGCCGTATCCCAACCTTCCGTCTTTCTCGCTGCACAAGGGAACTAA
- a CDS encoding bile acid:sodium symporter family protein, whose product MKALLARFYIDPYLLMLLGTVVLASFLPPTGIWAPISGIVADIGIMVLFFLHGARLSRQAVWDGARNWRLHLAVAAMTFAVFPLLGTGIQVVPGLDRELATGLLFLTLLPSTVQSSIGFTAIARGNVAAAVCSASFSNLAGILLTPLLVAMLITGKSGGVSGHMVLTIVGQLLLPFLAGHLLRPWIGAWVTRQKQMLAVVDKGSILMVVYAAFGAAVADGLWSRVSVRDLAVILLLSVAVLAVVMGIARVTALVMKLPRADAIVLQFCGSKKSLASGVPMAGVLFAPEQVGAILLPVVIFHQVQLVICAVLAQRYRVAAEKAESSGGASPEPLVT is encoded by the coding sequence ATGAAAGCTCTGCTCGCGCGGTTCTATATCGACCCCTATCTGCTGATGTTGCTGGGCACGGTGGTGCTGGCCTCGTTCCTGCCGCCGACCGGGATATGGGCGCCCATTTCCGGCATAGTTGCGGATATCGGCATCATGGTACTGTTCTTCCTGCATGGCGCGCGGCTGTCACGTCAGGCAGTGTGGGACGGTGCGCGCAACTGGCGGCTGCATCTGGCGGTGGCGGCCATGACTTTTGCGGTGTTTCCGTTGCTGGGTACGGGTATCCAAGTTGTTCCGGGCCTCGATCGTGAACTCGCAACAGGACTGCTGTTCCTCACCCTGTTGCCTTCCACAGTGCAGTCGTCGATCGGGTTTACCGCGATCGCGCGGGGCAATGTCGCGGCGGCGGTGTGCAGCGCGTCCTTTTCCAATCTCGCGGGTATCCTGCTGACGCCACTGCTGGTGGCGATGCTGATCACCGGGAAAAGCGGCGGGGTGTCGGGGCACATGGTGCTGACCATTGTGGGGCAGTTGCTGTTGCCATTTCTGGCAGGGCATTTGCTGCGGCCATGGATAGGCGCTTGGGTCACGCGGCAGAAACAGATGCTGGCCGTTGTCGACAAGGGCTCCATTCTCATGGTGGTCTACGCAGCCTTCGGAGCCGCGGTTGCCGATGGCCTCTGGTCGCGGGTTTCGGTGCGTGATTTGGCTGTGATCCTGCTTCTGTCGGTCGCGGTACTGGCCGTGGTCATGGGGATCGCCCGCGTCACCGCGCTGGTCATGAAATTGCCGCGCGCCGATGCCATTGTGCTGCAGTTCTGCGGATCGAAGAAGAGCCTCGCTTCGGGCGTGCCGATGGCAGGCGTGCTGTTCGCACCGGAGCAGGTCGGCGCCATTCTACTGCCCGTGGTGATTTTCCATCAGGTGCAACTCGTAATTTGCGCGGTGCTGGCCCAGCGTTATCGCGTTGCGGCGGAAAAAGCAGAATCCTCGGGCGGTGCTTCGCCTGAACCGCTGGTGACATAG
- a CDS encoding TauD/TfdA dioxygenase family protein translates to MPDTAIADTFTVTPIGNGFGAEITGIDLAQASDEELAALAKIYRSGSVMAIRGQTLNPDELVRFCQTLGTMENHTREQFTLPGYPTIYVLSNKEVDGRKIGVHRDGLGWHSDGTYLAEPLDTTVLYALEAPPEGGNTMLADMHSAYEALSDAEKAELDQIQSLHSFVFLIGQLDPQAQSVVTEDQKRRAPDVVHPLVLERENGARSLYLSSGSIREFVGQDPEASRQRVRDLIAHSTRDEFVYNHKWEVGDILLWDNRYSLHRATEYDDKAYTRLVYRLWVNGETGLAA, encoded by the coding sequence ATGCCCGACACCGCAATTGCAGACACTTTCACCGTCACACCTATTGGCAATGGCTTCGGTGCCGAAATCACCGGCATCGATCTGGCTCAGGCGAGCGATGAGGAACTGGCCGCGCTGGCTAAAATCTACCGCAGTGGCAGCGTGATGGCGATCCGTGGCCAGACGCTTAACCCCGACGAGCTGGTGCGTTTCTGCCAGACGCTGGGGACCATGGAGAACCACACCCGGGAACAGTTCACGCTGCCCGGTTATCCGACGATCTATGTGCTGTCGAACAAGGAAGTCGATGGCCGGAAGATCGGTGTTCACCGCGATGGTCTGGGTTGGCATTCGGACGGGACGTATCTGGCAGAACCGCTCGACACGACGGTGCTCTATGCGCTGGAAGCCCCACCCGAAGGGGGCAACACCATGCTGGCGGATATGCATTCGGCCTATGAGGCGCTGAGCGACGCGGAAAAGGCCGAGCTGGACCAGATCCAGTCGCTTCACAGTTTTGTCTTCCTGATCGGCCAGCTCGATCCACAGGCGCAATCCGTGGTCACTGAAGACCAGAAGCGACGCGCGCCCGATGTTGTGCACCCGTTGGTGCTCGAACGGGAAAACGGTGCCCGCAGTCTCTATCTCAGCAGTGGTTCTATCCGCGAATTTGTGGGCCAGGACCCCGAGGCCAGCCGCCAGCGGGTGCGCGATCTGATCGCCCATTCCACGCGTGACGAGTTCGTTTACAACCACAAGTGGGAAGTGGGCGATATCCTCCTGTGGGATAACCGCTATTCGCTCCACCGTGCGACCGAGTACGACGACAAGGCCTATACCCGGCTTGTTTATCGCCTGTGGGTCAACGGCGAAACAGGACTGGCCGCATGA
- the hpxZ gene encoding oxalurate catabolism protein HpxZ — translation MIINDPAVVAEVTAQFERYENALMRDDVAAMDSLFHDAPTTVRFGVGEVLYGADEIRAFRKGRGGSPQRRLGRLEIASYGNDLATTNVEFFRDGSSQRGRQSQTWVRFVDGWKIVSAHVSLEGAGS, via the coding sequence ATGATCATCAACGATCCTGCCGTTGTGGCGGAAGTAACTGCCCAGTTCGAACGCTATGAAAATGCGCTGATGCGTGATGATGTCGCTGCGATGGATAGCCTGTTCCACGATGCTCCCACAACCGTTCGCTTCGGTGTTGGTGAAGTGCTTTATGGAGCAGATGAAATTCGAGCCTTCCGCAAGGGGCGGGGCGGATCACCGCAAAGGCGCTTGGGGCGGCTCGAAATCGCCAGCTACGGCAACGATTTGGCGACGACCAACGTCGAATTCTTCCGCGATGGCTCATCGCAGCGTGGCCGACAGAGCCAGACATGGGTGCGCTTTGTCGATGGCTGGAAAATCGTCAGCGCGCACGTCTCGCTCGAAGGTGCCGGATCATGA
- a CDS encoding LysR family transcriptional regulator, with amino-acid sequence MLHARLLRYIDEVARRGSIRKAAAHLNVASTAINRQIIAYEAEIGTQIFERLPRSVRPTAAGEILLRHIRATLKEHDKAQSEIAALNGLQAGTITIATFENLAANLMPRVTQTFRRIHPRIQVRVFSVFRQQLAAGLASGEWDLALGYNISDVPGSSVLHQFETRLGAVVTPDHALAAEGEVRLHECIHYPIIVGDPSMSIHGIVRDAFMQTNLPFQPQIVSSSVSYMKALARDGEGVTFMTKIDIVDEARRGELVYLPILDRGVRMQPLSLIYRKNSAIGSSVSRFAEEVRVELEQQLA; translated from the coding sequence ATGCTTCATGCCCGCCTGCTGCGTTATATTGATGAGGTTGCCCGGCGCGGATCGATCCGCAAGGCAGCGGCGCATCTGAATGTCGCGTCGACCGCGATTAACCGCCAAATCATTGCTTATGAAGCAGAAATTGGGACACAAATCTTCGAACGCCTGCCGCGTAGCGTACGCCCCACAGCGGCCGGAGAAATTCTCCTGCGCCATATCCGCGCTACCCTGAAAGAGCACGACAAGGCCCAATCCGAAATCGCCGCGCTCAACGGCTTGCAGGCCGGAACGATCACAATCGCCACGTTCGAGAATCTTGCAGCCAATCTCATGCCGCGAGTCACCCAAACCTTTCGCCGGATTCATCCGCGAATCCAGGTTAGGGTTTTTAGTGTTTTTCGCCAGCAACTTGCTGCAGGCCTCGCCAGCGGGGAATGGGATCTGGCGCTGGGTTACAACATTTCCGATGTACCCGGCTCAAGCGTATTGCATCAATTCGAAACCCGCCTTGGTGCGGTTGTCACGCCGGATCATGCCCTCGCTGCCGAAGGCGAAGTGCGCCTGCACGAATGCATCCACTACCCGATTATCGTGGGCGATCCGTCCATGAGCATCCATGGCATTGTCCGCGATGCTTTCATGCAAACCAACCTGCCCTTCCAGCCCCAGATCGTATCCAGCTCCGTCAGTTACATGAAGGCGCTGGCCCGCGACGGTGAAGGCGTGACTTTTATGACCAAGATCGACATCGTGGACGAAGCGCGCCGGGGGGAACTGGTCTATCTTCCCATTCTTGATCGTGGGGTCCGTATGCAGCCGCTCAGCCTGATTTATCGCAAGAATAGCGCCATTGGCTCGTCGGTCAGCCGTTTCGCCGAAGAAGTGCGCGTGGAACTGGAACAACAACTGGCATGA
- a CDS encoding TonB-dependent receptor, translating into MSLQRAPISITAVDAAALQQRNANELNDLNGLVPGLAITKSEGSARIVAIRGIGYETPANPNSQPGVAFHINGVYIAHVMSLAQDMLDVERVEVLRGPQGTVFGQTSTGGAINVITRKPKLGEASGNVSFSYGNYDYTKLNAGLNIPISETLAARVAAQYMRHDGYGKSIGVANVKEYDLDDANNLGLRASLLWQPSDRFTAVLSAQSFDSSRHGALQKNVLDTTPGARVVNQDYPSTYDLKTRMADLLLTYDLGDFATLKSVTAYQYMDKNQTADTDRMADDFYVHTVHWRDWSKAWTQEVSLSAKPGSAVEWTVGGFYMRQRAVKDYLSLGNTPAVTYQGMPVVFATNSPYQHTSLAAYGQAVWKATDALTLTAGGRYSWDKTTTQPYNFFNLFGPAPHRKSISDAFTGKIGIDYRIAPTNMVYFVASRGYKPSGVNTNQGMTVVPPDYKKEIVTALELGTKNEFFDRKVRLNVSGYYYWYNDYQFTAEDPRVNSGGSWNIPRAEIYGLEVEASVLPFEGFRLDGMLSLAKGQFKGDFYTIDSQGALAIRTEAAMELGLPMPYITSYGYNPALIQAVTDNLQNTNGNKVAKLPGVQANVSATYDTDIGPGQLMVRGEMVYRGSFNSRIFDGGPLDKVPSYTLFNAAIQFKPHDSAFTFAVSAQNLFNKDGVNAKFTDPYGALTTSVEYVNPRQVFGTISYAF; encoded by the coding sequence ATGTCGCTTCAACGTGCGCCGATTTCCATTACGGCCGTCGATGCCGCAGCGCTGCAACAGCGCAATGCCAACGAACTGAACGATCTCAACGGATTGGTTCCGGGCTTGGCGATCACCAAGAGCGAAGGGTCGGCCCGCATCGTGGCCATCCGCGGGATCGGGTATGAAACCCCCGCCAACCCCAATTCGCAGCCGGGCGTCGCCTTTCACATCAACGGCGTTTACATTGCCCACGTCATGTCGCTGGCGCAGGACATGCTGGACGTCGAACGGGTGGAAGTGCTGCGCGGGCCGCAAGGCACGGTATTCGGGCAGACATCCACCGGCGGTGCGATCAACGTGATCACCCGCAAGCCGAAGCTGGGCGAAGCCAGCGGGAACGTGTCCTTCAGCTATGGCAATTATGATTATACAAAGCTCAATGCCGGGCTGAACATCCCCATCAGCGAGACGCTGGCAGCCCGCGTGGCGGCGCAATACATGCGCCACGATGGCTACGGCAAGTCGATCGGGGTTGCCAACGTCAAGGAATACGACCTCGATGACGCCAACAATCTTGGCCTTCGGGCATCGCTTCTGTGGCAGCCGTCGGATCGGTTTACCGCCGTCCTTTCGGCCCAGTCGTTTGATTCCTCGCGCCACGGCGCGCTGCAGAAGAATGTACTGGACACCACGCCGGGTGCTCGCGTCGTTAATCAGGACTATCCCAGTACCTATGATCTGAAGACGCGTATGGCTGATTTGCTGCTGACATACGATCTGGGTGATTTCGCCACGCTGAAGTCGGTCACGGCTTATCAGTACATGGACAAGAACCAGACCGCCGATACCGATCGTATGGCCGATGACTTCTATGTCCATACCGTCCACTGGCGCGACTGGAGCAAGGCTTGGACGCAGGAAGTATCGCTGAGCGCCAAGCCGGGATCTGCGGTCGAATGGACCGTGGGCGGGTTCTACATGCGCCAGCGCGCAGTGAAGGATTACCTCTCGCTCGGAAATACGCCTGCGGTAACCTATCAGGGCATGCCGGTCGTGTTCGCTACGAACAGCCCGTACCAGCACACTTCGCTGGCAGCCTATGGCCAAGCGGTATGGAAGGCGACCGATGCCCTGACGCTGACGGCGGGAGGACGGTACAGCTGGGACAAGACAACGACCCAGCCATATAACTTCTTCAACTTGTTCGGTCCTGCACCGCATCGCAAGTCGATTAGCGATGCCTTCACCGGAAAGATCGGGATCGATTACCGGATCGCGCCTACCAACATGGTCTATTTCGTGGCGTCGCGCGGCTACAAGCCGAGCGGGGTGAACACCAATCAGGGCATGACGGTGGTGCCGCCGGATTACAAGAAGGAGATCGTCACCGCGCTTGAACTGGGCACGAAGAATGAATTCTTCGACCGCAAGGTGCGTCTGAACGTTTCAGGCTACTACTACTGGTACAACGATTATCAGTTCACGGCCGAAGACCCCCGCGTCAATTCGGGGGGGAGCTGGAACATTCCCCGGGCGGAAATTTACGGGCTTGAAGTGGAGGCATCGGTTCTGCCGTTCGAAGGGTTCCGTCTGGACGGGATGCTGTCGCTCGCCAAGGGGCAGTTTAAGGGGGACTTCTATACCATCGACTCCCAGGGGGCTTTGGCCATCCGCACCGAAGCGGCAATGGAGCTCGGCCTACCGATGCCCTATATCACCAGCTACGGATATAACCCGGCGCTGATCCAGGCGGTCACCGACAATCTGCAGAACACCAATGGCAACAAGGTCGCCAAGCTGCCTGGTGTGCAGGCCAATGTCTCGGCCACGTACGATACCGATATAGGTCCTGGCCAGCTCATGGTGCGCGGCGAGATGGTGTACCGTGGCAGCTTCAATTCGCGCATTTTCGATGGCGGTCCGCTGGACAAGGTGCCGAGCTACACGCTGTTCAACGCCGCCATCCAGTTCAAGCCGCATGACAGCGCCTTCACCTTCGCTGTCTCTGCCCAGAACCTGTTCAACAAGGATGGCGTGAATGCCAAGTTCACCGACCCTTACGGTGCGCTGACCACCAGCGTCGAATACGTCAATCCGCGGCAAGTGTTCGGGACGATCAGCTACGCGTTTTGA
- a CDS encoding AtzE family amidohydrolase has translation MSEYTLSGGASAFAVAAAVRSGQVKAVAVAQAALQRITLRNPAVNAITRVLEERALAEAATVDAAVTEGRDPGPLAGVPYAVKDLFDIAGLSTTAGAARLEHAPPATRDAEAIDRMRQAGAVLVGTCNMDEFAYGFVTDNARWGQTRNPHDLSRFAGGSSGGSAAAVAAGMVPLALGSDTNGSIRIPASLCGLYGTKPSHASLPRDGVYPFVHTLDDIGAFARTAGDLALVEAVLRGDAQPVPAASHRAAFLDGWFARNLSPGMEAAIGRLREGLGNAPIVALEGVDRARSAAYLITAYEGGQLHRDGLRIDPLSFDPATRDRLIAGAALPEAVYQEALAYRAVFAAQFADIFRQYDVLIAPAVYGPAPLIDDPMIPIDGAMQPARANLGLYTQPISFLGLPVVAAPLAVPGLPMGVQLIGAPGCDHTVLEFAAQLEAQGLIASTPLPEAA, from the coding sequence ATGAGTGAGTACACCTTGTCAGGCGGCGCATCTGCCTTCGCTGTCGCCGCTGCAGTACGTAGTGGGCAAGTGAAGGCAGTTGCTGTCGCGCAGGCTGCTTTGCAGCGCATTACCCTCCGCAATCCCGCAGTGAATGCGATAACGCGCGTGCTGGAGGAAAGGGCTTTGGCGGAAGCTGCCACTGTCGATGCTGCGGTTACAGAGGGGCGCGATCCGGGGCCTTTGGCTGGCGTACCTTATGCGGTGAAGGATCTGTTCGACATTGCCGGGCTTTCCACCACGGCTGGGGCAGCGCGACTGGAACATGCTCCGCCCGCGACCCGCGATGCAGAAGCAATTGACCGCATGCGCCAGGCAGGGGCTGTGCTGGTGGGCACCTGCAACATGGATGAATTTGCCTATGGTTTCGTCACAGACAACGCGCGTTGGGGGCAAACGCGCAACCCCCATGATCTCAGCCGTTTTGCCGGTGGATCGTCGGGCGGTTCCGCTGCGGCGGTTGCAGCCGGTATGGTGCCGCTTGCGCTTGGCTCGGACACCAATGGCTCCATTCGTATTCCGGCAAGCCTGTGCGGCCTCTATGGCACCAAACCGTCGCATGCATCGCTGCCGCGCGATGGGGTTTACCCCTTTGTCCATACGTTGGATGACATTGGCGCCTTTGCGCGCACAGCGGGTGACCTTGCGCTGGTCGAAGCCGTCTTGCGCGGAGATGCCCAGCCCGTGCCTGCCGCGTCGCACCGTGCGGCGTTTCTCGACGGATGGTTTGCCCGCAATCTGTCCCCAGGTATGGAGGCAGCGATCGGCCGACTGCGGGAGGGATTGGGCAATGCCCCTATCGTCGCGTTGGAAGGGGTCGACCGTGCACGATCAGCGGCCTATCTGATTACCGCCTATGAAGGGGGGCAACTGCATCGCGACGGCTTGCGGATCGATCCTCTCTCGTTTGATCCGGCCACGCGTGATCGCCTGATCGCGGGTGCGGCCTTGCCCGAAGCGGTCTATCAGGAGGCATTGGCGTACCGCGCGGTCTTTGCCGCCCAGTTTGCGGATATTTTTCGGCAATACGACGTGCTGATTGCCCCGGCGGTATACGGCCCCGCGCCGCTGATCGATGATCCGATGATCCCCATCGATGGCGCTATGCAGCCCGCACGGGCCAACCTTGGTCTCTATACCCAGCCGATCAGTTTTCTCGGGCTGCCCGTGGTGGCTGCGCCGCTCGCTGTGCCGGGTCTGCCCATGGGGGTACAACTCATCGGCGCGCCGGGATGTGACCATACCGTGCTCGAATTTGCCGCTCAGCTTGAGGCCCAAGGCCTGATAGCCAGCACTCCCTTGCCAGAGGCCGCGTGA
- a CDS encoding TetR/AcrR family transcriptional regulator, whose translation MSTKATPPRKRDADRTRAQIFRAATREFGQNGYAGARIERIVARSGCNIRMIYHHFGSKADLYRAVVEEAYADLRMQEAALNFDLSNPLGCLEQLQRFTMQYFAEHPDFEGIIRSENDLRGRVVSTSDTISQSREALNTRLAEIVRAGERCGQFRPGIDPLDLYVTITALARFHLANGYSLSAVLGTDLRDVAWRARWSDHAVDLIRRYVTSGSGEAPPEDSAFSAATR comes from the coding sequence ATGAGCACCAAGGCAACACCCCCGCGCAAACGCGATGCCGATCGCACCCGCGCGCAGATTTTTCGCGCAGCCACCCGCGAATTTGGCCAGAATGGTTACGCCGGCGCGCGGATCGAGCGGATTGTCGCGCGTTCAGGATGCAATATCCGGATGATCTACCACCACTTCGGATCAAAGGCAGACTTGTACCGCGCCGTCGTGGAGGAGGCCTACGCCGACTTGCGCATGCAGGAAGCTGCGCTCAATTTCGATCTGTCCAATCCATTGGGCTGCCTCGAACAGTTGCAGCGCTTCACCATGCAGTATTTCGCTGAGCATCCCGATTTCGAAGGGATTATCCGTTCGGAGAATGATCTGCGCGGACGCGTGGTCAGCACTTCTGACACAATCAGCCAGTCGCGAGAGGCGCTGAACACCCGTCTTGCCGAAATCGTACGTGCGGGTGAAAGGTGCGGCCAGTTCCGCCCGGGCATCGATCCCCTCGATCTCTATGTCACGATCACGGCGCTGGCCCGGTTCCATCTTGCCAACGGCTATTCGCTCTCGGCGGTTCTTGGCACCGATCTGCGCGATGTGGCATGGCGCGCCCGTTGGAGCGACCATGCCGTCGACCTGATCCGTCGCTATGTCACCAGCGGTTCAGGCGAAGCACCGCCCGAGGATTCTGCTTTTTCCGCCGCAACGCGATAA
- a CDS encoding CynX/NimT family MFS transporter, translating into MTAAVRAPRTGSAGTASAQVGVKGWSLMVLVCLSLLNFLGFASTFSALGVTLPSMVADQGWSWTVAGLGFTLLGVSSAFSSFLPALLIRRMGVRTPLVLGSFVLSGGLLTLSQVGAIPPFLLGAMLCGIGFQLIAVIPGTHVLSSMFSRRSLVFGIYMTSGSLGGVAGPWIVLGTIETFDQSWRMVWVILATAVFVMGLICAAVVSKGSETHKQQRTGDAAVQEETGFAVRDALRRPQFWLICGAYLSQLLILSSVASMSVAHLSETGTVAAVAAAMLSLEAAVQVIARLFGGAIGEFVSRKTLMIIGLTCLTVGVWTLSGAQGTTMLLIYALITGVGIGFTALSSTLLLLEWFGKKHNLELFSIMCTLVAFSAVNALIGGAIRDATGSFTLAYQLFGSFPALILLASFFAKRPRMAEDGQ; encoded by the coding sequence ATGACCGCCGCGGTGCGCGCCCCGCGGACTGGCTCCGCCGGAACCGCTTCTGCGCAAGTCGGGGTGAAGGGCTGGTCGCTGATGGTGCTGGTGTGCCTCTCTCTGCTCAATTTCCTTGGCTTCGCGTCCACCTTTTCCGCGCTTGGCGTAACGCTGCCATCGATGGTGGCGGATCAGGGTTGGTCTTGGACAGTGGCCGGGCTCGGGTTCACTTTGCTGGGGGTGTCGAGCGCGTTTTCGTCGTTCTTGCCCGCGCTGCTGATCCGTCGCATGGGGGTGCGCACACCGCTTGTTCTCGGCAGCTTTGTGCTGTCTGGTGGCCTTCTGACCCTGAGCCAGGTCGGCGCCATTCCCCCCTTCCTGCTGGGGGCGATGCTTTGTGGGATCGGCTTCCAGCTGATCGCTGTGATCCCCGGAACCCACGTTCTTTCCAGCATGTTTTCGCGAAGGTCGCTGGTGTTCGGAATTTACATGACATCGGGTTCGCTCGGCGGTGTCGCCGGTCCGTGGATCGTACTGGGCACTATTGAAACCTTTGATCAGAGCTGGCGCATGGTGTGGGTCATCCTCGCCACGGCGGTGTTTGTCATGGGGCTGATCTGCGCTGCTGTTGTCAGCAAGGGTAGCGAGACGCACAAGCAGCAACGAACAGGCGACGCAGCCGTGCAGGAGGAAACCGGGTTCGCGGTGCGCGATGCGCTGCGCAGGCCGCAATTCTGGCTGATTTGCGGGGCCTATCTCAGCCAGCTGCTGATCCTTAGTTCGGTGGCCAGCATGTCGGTGGCGCATCTCAGCGAAACGGGTACGGTTGCGGCCGTTGCGGCTGCCATGCTCAGCCTTGAAGCCGCCGTGCAGGTGATTGCGCGTCTGTTTGGCGGCGCGATTGGCGAATTTGTCAGCCGCAAGACCCTGATGATTATCGGCCTGACCTGCCTGACAGTGGGCGTCTGGACGCTGTCCGGCGCGCAGGGAACGACGATGTTGCTGATCTACGCTTTGATCACCGGTGTGGGCATCGGCTTTACCGCACTGTCGTCAACGCTGCTGCTGCTCGAATGGTTCGGCAAGAAGCATAACCTCGAATTGTTCTCCATCATGTGCACGCTGGTGGCCTTTTCTGCAGTCAATGCCCTGATCGGCGGTGCGATCCGCGATGCGACCGGGTCGTTTACGCTCGCCTATCAGCTGTTCGGCAGTTTCCCGGCGCTCATCCTGCTGGCGAGCTTCTTCGCCAAGCGGCCTCGCATGGCGGAGGATGGCCAATGA